One Saccharomycodes ludwigii strain NBRC 1722 chromosome VI, whole genome shotgun sequence DNA segment encodes these proteins:
- the CRM1 gene encoding exportin CRM1 (similar to Saccharomyces cerevisiae YGR218W | CRM1 | Chromosome Region Maintenance), with amino-acid sequence MDAILDFSKDLDINLLDQTVDTFYKGSGEQQKQAQEILTKFQNNPDAWQRADKILQYSSNPLTKFIALSILDKLITTKWKLLPQEHRIGIRNFIVGMIISLCQDENVFKNSKNLINKSDLTLVQILKQEWPQNWPEFIPEIVSSSQASLSVCENNMIILKLLSEEIFDYSAEQMTQAKTLKLKQSMSKEFEQIFKLCFQVLESSQSTSLLVAALESMLRYLHWIPYPYIFETNLLELLSNRFLSDPSTRAITLKCLTEVAALPVATGDSIDSSNNSTNNTISIKTINYFQVTIQQISSNVFPVNANLKDIYVNAGSNDQSFLQDFAMFLTTYLQRHRKLLETQSSFKELLLTSHAYLLQLSRIGERELFKTCLDYWHSFVYDLFQEIQNLPLNEMNPLLQLSMGSNAITAAHGAPNPEFLKSFPLKKHMYDEICSELRLVIIENMARPEEVLIVENDEGEIVREFVKESDTIQLYKSEREVLVYLTHLDVVDTENIMINKLSRQLDGSEWSWHNINTLCWAIGSISGTMNEDTEKTFLVAVIKDLLSLTERTSGKDNKAVVASNIMYVVGQYPRFLKAHWRFLRTVVLKLFEFMHETHEGVQDMACDTFLKIVEKCKHHFVIQQQDEKEPFINTIINDIQQTTQDLEPQQVHSFYRACGIIVSDENNKTLREQLLSQLMSLPNMAWDTIVQQSMANPELLADSETVKIIANIIKTNVAVCLSMGASFYSQLGHIYYNMLQLYRAVSSMISSSVATEGIIATKTPKVRGLRTIKKEVLKLVEIYISKANNNLEDVVNVLVQPLLNAVLEDYMNNVPDARDAEVLNCMTTVVAKVGHLIPDGVILILQSVFECTLNMINKDFTEYPEHRVEFYKLLKEINKRSFNALLQLPPAAFKLFVDAICWAFKHNNRDVEVNGLQIALDLIVNIERLQNSDFANDFYQKYYFVFISETFYVLTDSDHKSGFSKQATMLMRLIALIKENKITIPLYGDNSSSNSIYLCNYMAQMLGNAFPHLSKDQVVSFISELVKQYNDSARFTGLLRDFLVQIKEYGGDPTDYLYAEDKAEALAEQQRIEKEAASKVGGLLKPSEME; translated from the coding sequence atggatgctattttagatttttcaaaagattTAGATATTAACCTGTTGGATCAAACCGTGGATACTTTCTATAAAGGATCTGGTGAGCAACAAAAACAGGCCCAAgaaattttaacaaaatttcaaaataatccAGATGCTTGGCAACGTGCAGATAAAATTTTGCAGTATTCTTCAAATCCATTGACCAAATTCATTGCATTAAGCATTTTGGATAAATTGATCACCACCAAGTGGAAACTGTTACCACAAGAGCATCGCATTGGCATTAGAAATTTCATTGTTGGCATGATTATTAGCTTATGTCAAGATGAAaatgttttcaaaaactccaaaaatttaattaacaAATCCGATTTGACTTTGGtccaaattttaaaacaggAATGGCCTCAAAATTGGCCAGAATTTATCCCTGAAATAGTTTCTTCCTCCCAAGCTTCTTTAAGTGTTTGTGAGAAtaatatgattattttaaaattgttgagtgaagaaatttttgattattcCGCTGAACAAATGACCCAAGCGAAAACTTTGAAATTGAAACAATCCATGTCTAAAGAATTTGAACAGATTTTCAAATTGTGTTTCCAAGTTTTAGAATCCAGTCAATCTACTTCTTTACTAGTTGCTGCATTGGAATCTATGTTAAGATATTTACATTGGATTCCATACCCTTATATTTTTGAGACTAATTTGTTGGAATTATTGAGTAATAGATTTCTAAGTGACCCAAGCACAAGAGCTATAACATTAAAATGTTTGACTGAAGTCGCTGCACTACCAGTTGCTACTGGTGATTCTATTGACAGTAGTAACAATTCTACCAACAATACAATTTCCATAAAgacaataaattatttccaAGTCACCATTCAACAGATTTCCTCTAATGTGTTCCCAGTTAATGCgaatttaaaagatatcTATGTCAATGCTGGTAGCAATGATCAATCTTTTTTGCAAGATTTTGCTATGTTTTTAACAACTTATTTGCAACGTCACCGTAAACTATTGGAAACGCAGTCATCttttaaagaattattattgactTCACATGCTTATTTGCTTCAATTATCTAGAATTGGTGAGCGTGAACTTTTTAAGACTTGTTTAGACTACTGGCACTCTTTTGTTTACGATTTATTCCAAGAAATTCAAAACTTACCATTAAATGAAATGAATCCGCTATTACAATTATCTATGGGCAGCAATGCAATTACAGCTGCTCATGGTGCACCAAACCcagaatttttaaaatcattcCCCTTGAAAAAACACATGTATGATGAAATTTGTTCAGAGTTAAGATtagttattattgaaaacatGGCTAGACCAGAAGAGGTTTTGATTGTAGAGAACGATGAGGGGGAAATTGTTCGTGAATTTGTCAAAGAGTCTGACACTATTCAATTGTATAAATCAGAAAGAGAGGTTTTAGTTTATCTAACTCATCTAGATGTTGTTGATACTGAAAACATAATGATCAATAAGTTATCCAGGCAGTTGGATGGATCCGAATGGTCATGGCACAATATCAATACTTTGTGTTGGGCCATCGGGTCTATCAGTGGTACAATGAATGAAGACACCGAAAAAACCTTTTTAGTTGCTGTTATTAAAGACTTGTTGTCATTAACCGAACGCACTAGTGGTAAAGACAATAAAGCTGTTGTAGCTTCCAACATCATGTATGTTGTCGGTCAATACCCGAGGTTTTTGAAAGCCCATTGGAGGTTTTTAAGAActgttgttttaaaattgtttgaGTTTATGCACGAAACCCACGAAGGTGTCCAAGATATGGCCTGCGATACTTTTTTGAAGATTGTGGAAAAATGTAAGCACCATTTTGTGATCCAACAACAAGATGAAAAGGAACcatttattaatactatCATCAACGACATTCAACAAACCACTCAAGACCTAGAGCCACAACAAGTGCATTCATTTTATAGAGCTTgtggtattattgtttccgatgaaaacaacaaaacttTGAGAGAACAACTACTATCTCAATTGATGAGTCTACCTAACATGGCTTGGGATACTATTGTCCAACAGAGCATGGCCAATCCTGAACTATTAGCCGATTCAGAAACAGTTAAGATTATTGCTAACATCATTAAAACCAACGTTGCTGTTTGTTTATCGATGGGTGCGTCATTCTATAGCCAATTGGGCCATATTTATTACAATATGTTACAACTCTATCGTGCTGTGTCTTCGATGATTAGTAGCAGTGTAGCTACGGAGGGGATAATTGCTACCAAAACACCTAAAGTCCGTGGGTTGAGAACTATTAAAAAggaagttttaaaattggtGGAGATTTACATTAGCAAAGCCAATAACAACTTGGAAGATGTTGTTAATGTTTTAGTCCAGCCATTGCTAAATGCGGTTTTAGAAGATTACATGAATAATGTACCAGATGCCCGTGATGCTGAAGTATTAAATTGTATGACTACCGTTGTTGCCAAAGTTGGGCATTTAATCCCCGATGGAgttatattaattttacaaaGTGTTTTTGAATGCACATTGAATATGattaataaagattttaCAGAATATCCAGAGCATCGTGTTGaattttacaaattattgaaggaaattaacaaaagatCGTTTAACGCATTGTTGCAATTGCCACCTGCTgcatttaaattatttgttgatGCTATTTGCTGGGCATTTAAACATAACAATAGGGATGTCGAAGTGAATGGTTTACAGATAGCCTTGGATTTAATTGTCAATATTGAGAGATTGCAAAACAGTGATTTTGCTAATGATTTTTACCAGAAAtactattttgttttcattagTGAAACTTTTTATGTGTTAACAGATTCTGATCATAAATCAGGTTTTAGTAAACAAGCCACTATGTTGATGAGATTGATTGCATTGATCAAGGAAAATAAGATTACAATTCCATTATATGGAGATAATAGTAGTTCCAATAGCATATATTTATGTAATTATATGGCACAAATGTTAGGGAACGCATTCCCACACTTGAGTAAAGATCAGGTGGTTAGCTTTATATCTGAATTGGTTAAGCAGTATAATGACTCAGCTAGGTTTACTGGGTTGTTAAGAGATTTCTTGGTTCAAATTAAGGAATATGGTGGCGATCCAACAGATTATTTATATGCAGAAGATAAGGCTGAAGCTTTGGCTGAACAACAAAGAATCGAGAAAGAAGCTGCTTCTAAAGTCGGTGGGTTATTAAAACCAAGTGAAATGGAGTAG
- a CDS encoding uncharacterized protein (similar to Saccharomyces cerevisiae YDL210W | UGA4 | Utilization of GAba) has protein sequence MSEKVQLNTTRQSDTKEYGITTSISQLRSVHSNTGAGEVNYINAQTAHGDEALLAEIGYKQELKRQFSTIQVFGIAFSIMGLLPSIASVMGGGLTGGPVTLVWGWFISGLCILTIGISMAESASACPTAGGLFYWTGLYSPTRYKVSFSFIIGWVNSLALVSGVCSIAYGFAEEVLAAVVIQKDGNFDVTNGKTYGVFAAAVIGMTLSTCLASTAISRLQTFSIVANCFIILLLFIALPIGTKINRGGFNNGKFIFGTFENFADWNDGWQFCLQGFMPACWTIGAFDSCVHQSEEAKDASKAVPIGIIGSITTCWLLGWLILIVLMACVDPNLENVIDSEYGFALAQIIYDSLGKNWAIAFMSLIAFCQFLMGASIMTAVSRQVYAFARDNGLIFSRYIKMVHKKWSVPINAVIACCIGSLALGCLCLIDTAAANALFSLAISNNYVAWGFPTAMRLTFGRDIFKPGPFYLGKFWSPVVDWFSVIYQSFIIILVMFPSTQHNIAKDTMNYACVIGPGVVILSWLYYIAYQKKYYHGPISNLTDEEYIDKVGTDVIDEIMSQQKMEHEEGEEEENDKIGNSYSSN, from the coding sequence atgtCTGAAAAAGTACAACTTAACACAACCAGACAATCAGATACAAAAGAATATGGTATAACCACCTCTATTTCGCAATTACGTTCAGTTCATTCCAACACAGGAGCTGGTGAAGTTAATTACATCAATGCTCAAACTGCTCATGGCGATGAAGCCTTGCTAGCAGAAATCGGTTACAAGCAGGAATTGAAGAGACAGTTTAGTACTATACAAGTCTTTGGTATTGCGTTTTCTATCATGGGGTTGCTACCCTCTATTGCGTCAGTTATGGGTGGTGGTTTAACTGGTGGTCCAGTTACGCTAGTATGGGGTTGGTTTATTTCTGGTTTATGTATTTTAACCATTGGTATATCCATGGCAGAAAGCGCATCCGCATGCCCAACCGCTGGTGGGTTATTTTACTGGACTGGTCTGTATTCTCCCACCCGCTACAAagtttcattttcatttattattggctGGGTCAATTCATTAGCCTTGGTCTCTGGTGTTTGTTCCATTGCATATGGTTTTGCAGAAGAGGTCTTGGCCGCTGTTGTCATTCAAAAAGATGGGAATTTTGACGTAACTAATGGTAAGACTTATGGTGTTTTTGCTGCTGCAGTTATTGGTATGACTCTGTCTACTTGTCTTGCCTCTACAGCCATTTCTAGACTACAGACTTTTTCCATTGTGGccaattgttttattattctatTGTTATTCATTGCTTTGCCTATCGGTACTAAAATAAACAGAGGCGGGTTCAATAACGGTAAATTTATCTTTGGcacttttgaaaattttgctGACTGGAACGATGGATGGCAGTTTTGTTTACAAGGTTTTATGCCTGCTTGTTGGACCATTGGTGCTTTTGATTCTTGTGTCCATCAAAGTGAAGAAGCCAAAGATGCTAGTAAAGCTGTCCCAATAGGTATTATTGGATCTATCACCACTTGCTGGCTATTAGGTTGGTTGATTTTGATTGTTTTAATGGCCTGTGTTGATccaaatttggaaaatgtTATTGACAGTGAATATGGGTTTGCGTTAGCTCAGATTATCTATGATTCTTTAGGTAAAAACTGGGCCATTGCATTTATGTCCTTGATTGCCTTTTGTCAATTTTTAATGGGTGCTTCTATCATGACTGCTGTTTCGAGACAAGTCTATGCCTTTGCCAGAGATAAcggtttaattttttccagatatattaaaatggTTCACAAAAAATGGTCTGTTCCAATAAATGCCGTCATTGCCTGTTGCATAGGTTCTTTGGCTCTAGGATGTTTGTGTTTGATCGATACAGCAGCTGCTAATGCTTTGTTTAGTTTGGCTATTTCCAATAATTATGTCGCTTGGGGGTTTCCTACTGCTATGAGATTAACATTCGGTAGAGACATTTTTAAACCAGGTCCATTTTACTTGGGTAAGTTTTGGAGTCCAGTTGTTGATTGGTTCAGTGTTATCTAtcaatcttttattatcattttggTCATGTTTCCATCCACTCAACATAACATTGCTAAAGACACAATGAATTATGCCTGTGTTATCGGACCAggtgttgttattttatcttgGTTATATTACATTGCTTAccagaaaaaatattatcatggTCCAATTTCTAATTTAACTGATGAAGAATATATCGACAAAGTTGGTACTGATGTCATTGACGAAATTATGTcacaacaaaaaatggaaCATGAGGAGggggaggaggaggagaaTGATAAAATCGGGAATAGCTATTCTTCTAATTAG
- the MRPL6 gene encoding mitochondrial 54S ribosomal protein uL6m (similar to Saccharomyces cerevisiae YHR147C | MRPL6 | Mitochondrial Ribosomal Protein Large subunit) has protein sequence MLSFKRSFHLTRQVQSHIGKAPILLTPETKVEIIKISTPKILRKPGLGKSLTFHKLINIKGPLGELAVDIPNFIKIDNTTNKNKHHTINISIEDENNKLQKSMWGTIRSLINNSIIGVNEGHLSILKFVGTGYRCQILKDSNFISVKVGASVTQGLHIPPGIKVSSPVPTSLIIEGCDKQQVGLFAANLRKFHPPEPYKGKGIYVNDETIKLKDKKIK, from the coding sequence AtgttatcttttaaaagatCCTTCCATTTAACTCGTCAAGTTCAATCACATATCGGGAAAGCACCAATTTTGCTAACACCCGAAACTAAGGTAgaaatcattaaaatttCAACTCCAAAAATTCTTAGAAAACCAGGTCTAGGTAAATCCCTAACTTTTCACAAGTTGATAAACATTAAAGGCCCCTTAGGTGAATTAGCAGTTGATATACCCAATTTTATCAAGATTGACAATAcaactaataaaaacaagcatcatacaataaatatttctattgaggatgaaaataacaaattgcAGAAATCAATGTGGGGCACCATAAGATCATTGATTAATAACAGCATAATCGGTGTCAACGAGGGTCATTTAagtattttgaaatttgttGGTACTGGTTATCGATGTCAGATTCTAAAAGATTCCAACTTTATTAGTGTTAAGGTAGGTGCATCAGTTACTCAAGGCCTACACATTCCTCCTGGTATTAAGGTTTCTAGTCCAGTTCCTACTTCCTTGATTATTGAAGGTTGTGATAAGCAACAAGTTGGTTTATTTGCTGCCAATTTGAGAAAATTCCATCCACCAGAACCTTATAAGGGTAAAGGTATATATGTTAATGACgaaacaataaaattgaagGATAAGAAGATTAAATAG
- the MRPL9 gene encoding mitochondrial 54S ribosomal protein uL3m (similar to Saccharomyces cerevisiae YGR220C | MRPL9 | Mitochondrial Ribosomal Protein Large subunit) → MWELLSKRVFSTSVNTANKVTSAVTTTVVPRGSLVASSIAFAQTIAPKKPLLHSNVEANKRKRLPNRCGAIACKQGMIPYFDSKTGKRLAATVLEMNNVEVVMNRYLETNGYYACQVGYGNKSPKQLPRQLLGHFSSKFVNPKLKVVEFRVKDQDGLLKPTTLIKPSWFKNGQYVDIQSVSKGKGFAGVMKRYGFKGQNASHGNSLAHRHGGSYGQNQTPGRVLPGKKMPGHMGVDTVTIQNVQVLKTDDELGIVLVKGSVAGPRGTFVKLQDAIKVDPFKDVVA, encoded by the coding sequence ATGTGGGAATTGTTATCAAAAAGAGTATTTTCTACAAGTGTCAATACTGCAAACAAAGTCACATCCGCagttactactactgttGTTCCTCGTGGCTCTTTAGTAGCTTCTTCTATTGCTTTTGCTCAAACCATAGCACCTAAAAAACCGTTGTTGCATTCCAATGTCGAAgcaaacaaaagaaaacgTTTGCCCAATAGATGCGGTGCCATAGCTTGTAAACAGGGTATGATTCCTTACTTTGATTCCAAAACGGGTAAAAGATTGGCAGCAACAGTTTTAGAAATGAATAATGTTGAAGTGGTCATGAATAGATATTTGGAAACAAATGGATATTATGCCTGCCAAGTTGGCTACGGCAACAAGTCTCCTAAACAACTTCCTCGTCAATTATTGGGTCATTTCAGTTCCAAATTTGTCAatccaaaattaaaagttgttGAATTTAGAGTTAAAGATCAAGACGGATTATTAAAGCCAACAACTTTAATCAAACCAAGCTGGTTTAAAAATGGTCAATATGTTGATATACAAAGCGTAAGTAAAGGTAAGGGATTTGCTGGTGTTATGAAAAGATATGGTTTCAAGGGACAAAATGCCTCCCATGGTAATTCTTTAGCGCACAGACATGGTGGTTCCTATGGTCAGAATCAAACGCCTGGTCGTGTTCTACCTGGGAAGAAGATGCCTGGTCATATGGGTGTCGACACTGTTACCATTCAAAATGTTCAGGTATTGAAGACTGACGACGAATTAGGTATAGTTTTGGTCAAAGGCTCCGTAGCTGGCCCAAGAGGCACATTTGTTAAGCTTCAAGACGCCATTAAGGTGGACCCATTTAAAGATGTTGTTGcataa
- a CDS encoding uncharacterized protein (similar to Saccharomyces cerevisiae YDL210W | UGA4 | Utilization of GAba), with translation MSEKEDNIIISVGSKADVGNVHNVGSIRTVTSRTGAGEVNYINAQTAHGDEALLAEIGYKQELKRQFSTLQVFGIAFSIMGLLPSIATVMGGGLTGGPVTLVWGWFISGLCILTIGISLAQSASACPTAGGLFYWTYLYTPPKYKVVLSFIIGWANSLALIAGVCSISYGFAEEVLAAVVIQKDGNFDVTNGKTYGVFAAAVIGMTLSTCLASTAVSRLQTFSIIANCFIIILLFIALPIGTKINRGGFNNGKFIFGTFENFADWNNGWQFCLQGFMPACWTIGAFDSCVHQSEEAKDASKAVPIGIIGSITACWLLGWLICICLMACVDPDLERIIDSEYGFALAQIVYDSLGKNWAIAFMSLIAFCQFLMGASIMTAVSRQVYAFARDNGLIFSRYIKMVHAKMSVPINAVLACCAGALALGCLCLIDTAAANALFSLGIACNYFSWAITSSLRNTCGRDIFKPGPFYLGKFWGPAVDWFSVAFQWFIIILVMFPATQHGITKDSMNYACVIGPGVCILAWVYYIVYQKKFYKGPASNLSDEEYIDKVGTEVIDEIMSRDAKDQ, from the coding sequence atgtcggaaaaagaagataatattattatttccgTTGGAAGTAAGGCTGATGTTGGAAATGTGCACAATGTAGGTTCGATTCGTACTGTAACGTCTAGAACTGGTGCTGGTGAAgttaattatattaatgCTCAAACTGCTCATGGCGATGAAGCCTTGCTAGCAGAAATCGGTTATAAGCAGGAATTGAAGAGACAGTTTAGTACTTTACAAGTCTTTGGTATTGCGTTTTCTATCATGGGGTTGCTACCCTCTATTGCCACAGTTATGGGTGGTGGTTTAACTGGTGGTCCAGTTACGCTAGTATGGGGTTGGTTTATTTCCGGTTTATGTATTTTAACCATTGGTATATCGTTAGCTCAATCTGCTTCCGCCTGTCCAACCGCAGGTGGCTTGTTTTATTGGACTTATTTGTACACACCACCTAAATACAAGGTTgttttatcatttattattggctGGGCCAATTCATTAGCTTTGATTGCAGGTGTTTGTTCGATTTCATATGGTTTTGCAGAAGAGGTCTTGGCCGCCGTTGTCATTCAAAAAGATGGGAATTTTGATGTAACTAATGGTAAGACTTATGGTGTTTTTGCTGCTGCAGTTATCGGTATGACTCTATCTACTTGTCTTGCCTCTACAGCTGTCTCTAGACTACAGACTTTTTCCATTATAGccaattgttttattattatcttatTGTTCATTGCTTTACCTATTGGTACTAAAATAAACAGAGGCGGGTTCAATAACGGTAAATTTATCTTTGGcacttttgaaaattttgctGACTGGAACAATGGATGGCAGTTTTGTTTACAAGGTTTTATGCCTGCTTGTTGGACCATTGGTGCTTTTGATTCCTGTGTCCATCAAAGTGAGGAAGCCAAGGATGCTAGTAAAGCTGTGCCTATTGGTATCATAGGCTCCATTACTGCATGTTGGTTATTAGGTTGGTTAATTTGTATCTGTTTAATGGCCTGTGTTGATCCGGACTTGGAAAGAATTATTGACAGTGAATATGGGTTTGCACTAGCTCAAATTGTTTATGATTCTTTAGGTAAAAACTGGGCCATTGCATTTATGTCCTTGATTGCCTTTTGTCAATTTTTAATGGGTGCTTCTATCATGACTGCTGTTTCGAGACAAGTCTATGCCTTTGCCAGAGATAATGGTTTGATTTTTTCCagatatattaaaatggTTCATGCCAAAATGTCCGTTCCAATAAATGCCGTCCTTGCTTGCTGTGCAGGTGCTTTGGCTCTAGGATGTTTGTGTTTGATCGATACAGCAGCTGCTAATGCTTTGTTTAGTTTGGGTATTGCttgtaattatttttcctgGGCAATTACCAGTTCTTTAAGAAATACATGTGGTAgagatatttttaaaccaGGTCCATTTTATTTGGGCAAATTTTGGGGACCAGCAGTTGACTGGTTCAGTGTTGCTTTTCAATggtttattatcattttagTTATGTTCCCTGCCACTCAACATGGTATTACAAAGGATAGTATGAATTATGCTTGTGTTATCGGCCCTGGTGTGTGTATATTGGCCTGGGTCTATTACATAGTGTaccaaaagaaattttataaGGGTCCTGCTTCGAACTTAAGCGATGAAGAATATATCGATAAGGTTGGTACTGAGGTCATTGATGAAATAATGTCGAGAGATGCCAAAGATCAATGA
- the IMP3 gene encoding snoRNA-binding rRNA-processing protein IMP3 (similar to Saccharomyces cerevisiae YHR148W | IMP3 | Interacting with Mpp10p): MGRSLKHHEQKLLKKVDFYDWKQDQGHRDTQILRQYHVTNREDYFKYNKICGNIRKLAHKLSLLPPTDPFRLKHEKLILDKLFNMGILTTKSKISDLENKVSVSAFCRRRLPVVMFRLKMAQSITDAVKFIEQGHVRVGPDLITDPAFLVTKSLEDYVTWVDTSKIKQTVLKYRNSIDDFNYA; this comes from the coding sequence ATGGGTAGATCTTTGAAACATCATGAGCAGaaacttttgaaaaaagttgATTTCTACGATTGGAAACAAGACCAGGGTCATCGGGATACTCAAATATTGAGACAGTACCATGTAACTAATAGAGaagattattttaaatataataaaatttgcGGCAACATAAGGAAGTTGGCTCATaaattatctttattacCTCCAACCGATCCATTCCGTTTAAAacatgaaaaattaatattagatAAACTGTTTAACATGGGGATTTTGACAACAAAGTCTAAAATATcagatttagaaaataaagttagTGTAAGTGCATTTTGCCGTAGAAGGTTACCTGTTGTTATGTTTAGATTGAAAATGGCACAAAGTATTACTGATGCTGTTAAATTCATTGAACAAGGACATGTTCGTGTAGGTCCTGATCTAATTACTGATCCAGCTTTTTTGGTAACTAAGAGTTTGGAAGATTATGTTACGTGGGTTGACACTTCAAAGATAAAACAAACTGTATTAAAATACAGGAATTCAATTGATGATTTTAACTATGCTTAA